CATCACCCTGACCTCCGCTCCACAGCAGAAGACGGGGATTTCCTGACACTGAACTCCCTTCTCTTGTGATGATGATCAACCCTCTGATCTACCTGCACTACAACTACACGGGGAAGCTGGATCACCGGCCCACCGTGGGCACAAGCCCCGGGACCAGGGACCCCAAGACCATCGCCTTCCTGGTGGTGTGCAGCTTCATCATCCTGGAGAACCTCACCGTGCTGCTCGCCATATGGAAAAACCACAGGTTCCACAACCGGATGTACTTCTTCATCGGCAACCTGGCGCTGTGCGACCTGCTGGCCAGCGTTGCTTACCTGGTCAACCTGCTCCTGTCGGGGGAGAAGACTCTGCAGCTCTCACCTGTGCTCTGGTTCGTCAGAGAGGGCAGCATGTTCGTGACGCTCGGGGCCTCCATTTTCAGCCTTCTAGCTATCGCCATCGAGAGACACCTGACGATGATCAAGATGAGGCCTTATGACGCCAGCAAGAACTACAGAGTGTTCCTGCTCATCGGCACCTGCTGGTTGGTTGCCGTGTTGCTCGGAGCTTTGCCCATTCTGGGCTGGAACTGCCTGGGCAACCTCCCCGACTGCTCCACCATCCTCCCGCTCTACACCAAGAAATACGTCGCTTTCTGCATCATCGTGTTCATCGTGCTGCTGCTCGCCATGTCCGTGCTCTACGCCCGCATCTACATCCTGGTGAAGTCCAGCAGCCAGAAGGTGAGCAAGCACAGGAACTCTGAGCACGCCATGTCCCTCCTGCGCACCGTCATCATCGTGGTTGGGGTCTTCATCGCCTGCTGGATGCCCATCTTCGTCCTGCTCCTGTTGGATGTGGCGTGCGAGCGTCCCTGCCCCATCCTCTACAAGGCCGACTGGTTCATCGCCGTGGCCGTGCTCAACTCGGCCATGAATCCCATCATCTACACCCTGGCCAGCCGCGAGATGAGACGGGCCTTCCTGGGCCTGGTGTGCGGGGTGTGCTACAGGGGCAGTGGTTCTGGCAACGACAGCGGGAACAAGCAGTTCCAGGAGCCCAGCCGCAGCAGGAGCAAGTCCTGGAGCAGTCAGACCCACCCCAACCAGAGCCAGCAGAGCTCCAGGCCGGCGGAgctggacagggagcaggagacAGGACACGGGGAGATCTCCGTGGTAGCCGGGGGTGCTGCTCAGGCCTCccagagggaaggagaaggtGGAAACGGAGGGAGATGAGCTGCAGACGGAAAGAGAGGGTGGTGATGGCGTGAGCCGGTGGGACCGATGGATGGACCACAGGTCGAAGCTGCAGGGcagtgtgttttcctttttttgtctggTATTGATACATGTACACCCTCAGCCATTGGAACCCGTTCCCAATAGTCCCATTtagatgtactgtatatatataatagcAGTGCACTGTTAGTTTAGTAGTTGCACTTGTACTCATCGTTTAGGACTCTAAGGCAGTATTTTAGTCTCATAGGTCAATTGCATGGCggcttgattgtgtctctcactgtaAGTCGTGTTGGACAAAAGTGTCGACTAAGTAACTGAAATGTACATGTAATGTATGAGGCCAGTATTCAAAAATGATGCCTTCAACTAAATACCATCATGTCAGTTTAATGAAGAAGCTCTTTGGTATGTTGGAGGTGCAACGCGTGTGTGAGTAGAACCCTCACTTATACTGGGATAACGGTTGCCTGTGTAAACAGCTCAGAATTTGAAGTTAACTGGCAATGAAATGAAGTGCAATTATATAGAAATATAATTAAGAATGATTGTAAACAACTATATTAAACTTGGAAAATTATTTATTCTTTACTATCCTGATACTTTGTACTTAAGGCAATGTACTGCATATGGAAATGTAATGCTGATGAGTGAAGGCAGCGTCTAAAGCCTCAGATAAGTGGTGCtagagcgccacctgctggtctaCAACGGTAGCGGCCTTCTAATGTATTCTCTTCCgctaccactagagggcgaaGTTCGACATGATTTCCATTCCAGAAAAAAGACGTTAAACTATGTATATTCAAGTCTCCAAACATAAAACCACGCATGCTTTTATGGGTCGTCCCAAAAGTTTACTGCATTGTCAcaagaatgttttattttatgctGCATCTACGTTTAGAATGTTTGCAATAAACacgcctttttttctttctaatttGGAATCGTTGCACATCACGTGACACGGCGTGACATGGTGGTGCCCACCGGGAAGCAGACGCATTGATGAAAATTCTACACATTCACGGTTTTATTGCCAACAGTCATACAGAATAATGATAAACCCATACAACTAAAAGATTAAATCTGTAAACAtcatttggactttttttttttgatgattaTTTCCGTTTTTCACTACATCTGTTCCAAAATAGTGGGTTTCGTTGT
The sequence above is drawn from the Takifugu rubripes chromosome 6, fTakRub1.2, whole genome shotgun sequence genome and encodes:
- the s1pr3b gene encoding sphingosine 1-phosphate receptor 3, translated to MMINPLIYLHYNYTGKLDHRPTVGTSPGTRDPKTIAFLVVCSFIILENLTVLLAIWKNHRFHNRMYFFIGNLALCDLLASVAYLVNLLLSGEKTLQLSPVLWFVREGSMFVTLGASIFSLLAIAIERHLTMIKMRPYDASKNYRVFLLIGTCWLVAVLLGALPILGWNCLGNLPDCSTILPLYTKKYVAFCIIVFIVLLLAMSVLYARIYILVKSSSQKVSKHRNSEHAMSLLRTVIIVVGVFIACWMPIFVLLLLDVACERPCPILYKADWFIAVAVLNSAMNPIIYTLASREMRRAFLGLVCGVCYRGSGSGNDSGNKQFQEPSRSRSKSWSSQTHPNQSQQSSRPAELDREQETGHGEISVVAGGAAQASQREGEGGNGGR